One stretch of Amycolatopsis sp. NBC_00345 DNA includes these proteins:
- a CDS encoding helix-turn-helix domain-containing protein, which yields MEKVADIASDIGEYIRQQRSSAKISLRQLSKLAGVSNPYLSQIERGVRKPSAEILQQIAKGLRISAEALYVQAGILDLPTGGPVGDSIRADTELTERQKQVLLDVYESFRRENAAARPAAEAPTAQTTTEDITEESA from the coding sequence ATGGAGAAGGTCGCGGACATCGCTTCCGACATCGGCGAGTACATCCGCCAGCAGCGGAGCAGCGCGAAGATCTCGTTGCGGCAGCTGTCGAAACTCGCCGGAGTGTCCAATCCGTACCTGAGCCAGATCGAGCGCGGGGTCCGCAAGCCCAGCGCGGAGATCCTGCAGCAGATCGCCAAGGGCCTGCGCATCTCGGCCGAGGCGCTCTACGTGCAGGCGGGAATCCTCGACCTGCCTACGGGCGGCCCGGTGGGCGACTCGATCCGAGCCGACACCGAGCTGACCGAGCGGCAGAAACAGGTCCTGCTCGACGTCTACGAGTCCTTCCGACGCGAGAACGCCGCGGCCCGTCCAGCCGCGGAGGCACCCACAGCACAGACCACTACTGAAGACATCACTGAGGAGTCGGCATGA
- a CDS encoding DUF2516 family protein, with translation MLVSVWVLAVIHWGSALVGLFAFLHALFQRSDAYPAADRKTKPIWALITFGATLALALFWLQDAGFIFWVPAMAAVLVYLVDVRPRLNEVQRGKRNW, from the coding sequence GTGTTGGTTAGCGTTTGGGTCCTCGCGGTCATCCACTGGGGCAGCGCCTTGGTCGGGCTCTTCGCCTTCCTGCACGCGCTGTTCCAGCGATCGGACGCCTACCCGGCCGCTGATCGCAAGACCAAGCCGATCTGGGCGCTCATCACCTTCGGCGCCACGCTCGCGTTGGCGCTCTTCTGGCTCCAGGACGCCGGGTTCATCTTCTGGGTGCCCGCGATGGCCGCCGTGCTCGTCTACCTGGTCGACGTGCGGCCGCGGCTGAACGAGGTCCAGCGCGGCAAGCGCAACTGGTAA
- a CDS encoding YbaK/EbsC family protein — protein sequence MTTWNIAGTLTVVPAPTRTDLLAEPVAKALAALASPDGVGVTEIDPELADTAAFCEAYGSPLDASANCVVVAGKRAGEVRFAAAMVLATTRADVNGVIKRRLDVRKASFAPMDEAVSLTGMEYGGITPVGLPAEWPILIDAAVAAAPELVIGSGIRGSKLLISGAALASLPNAEVIEGLAR from the coding sequence GTGACCACCTGGAACATCGCCGGGACCCTCACGGTCGTTCCCGCGCCCACCCGTACCGACCTGCTCGCCGAACCCGTCGCGAAGGCGCTTGCCGCGCTCGCTTCGCCGGACGGCGTCGGCGTCACGGAGATCGATCCCGAGCTGGCCGACACCGCCGCGTTCTGCGAGGCGTACGGCTCTCCGCTCGACGCGTCCGCGAACTGCGTGGTCGTGGCCGGCAAGCGCGCCGGCGAGGTCCGCTTCGCCGCCGCGATGGTGCTCGCCACCACCCGCGCCGACGTCAACGGTGTGATCAAGCGCCGCCTCGACGTGCGCAAGGCGTCGTTCGCGCCGATGGACGAGGCCGTTTCGCTCACCGGCATGGAGTACGGCGGCATCACGCCCGTCGGACTGCCTGCGGAGTGGCCGATCCTGATCGACGCCGCGGTCGCCGCCGCGCCGGAACTGGTGATCGGCAGCGGGATCCGCGGCAGCAAGCTGCTGATCTCCGGCGCCGCGCTCGCGTCGCTGCCGAACGCGGAGGTCATCGAGGGCCTCGCCCGGTGA
- a CDS encoding ornithine cyclodeaminase family protein has protein sequence MTSVWMRYLSGADIDSLGVTHADIVGAVEDVLVDHGHGDVVFEPRTHLVPDNGGKGHFNILRGHLSAKQVSGVKVVGDFVSNFERGLPSEMALILLLDPETGMPRAIVDGTMITEARTGAMTAVGAKYLARPGSKVLGHVGARGTAWWNVVLLDSIFDFDEIRVTSKRPESREDFGRRLSEELGKEVRVCADAASTLDGADVLVEASRLNEPEALVRKEFLRPGTFLVPYGTISALELTLLDAVDKLVVDNWRESQSGNPRFGALRPQLNAGLLTEDGVYAEIGDIVAGSKPGRENDDERILFWHRGLSTTDVAVAHMILQRAEAADAGTMLPYR, from the coding sequence GTGACGTCCGTCTGGATGCGGTACCTGTCCGGCGCGGACATCGACTCGCTCGGTGTCACGCACGCGGACATCGTCGGTGCGGTCGAGGACGTGCTGGTCGATCACGGGCACGGCGACGTCGTCTTCGAGCCGCGCACACACTTGGTGCCGGACAACGGCGGCAAGGGGCACTTCAACATTTTGCGCGGCCACCTGTCGGCGAAGCAGGTCAGCGGCGTGAAGGTGGTCGGCGACTTCGTCTCGAACTTCGAGCGCGGGCTGCCCAGCGAGATGGCGCTGATCCTGCTGCTCGACCCGGAGACGGGCATGCCGCGCGCGATCGTCGACGGCACCATGATCACCGAGGCCCGCACCGGCGCGATGACGGCGGTGGGCGCGAAGTACCTGGCGCGGCCCGGTTCCAAGGTGCTCGGCCACGTCGGCGCGCGCGGCACGGCCTGGTGGAACGTGGTGCTGCTGGACTCGATCTTCGACTTCGACGAGATCCGGGTGACGAGCAAGCGGCCCGAATCGCGGGAGGACTTCGGGCGACGGTTGTCGGAGGAGCTCGGCAAGGAGGTCCGCGTCTGCGCTGACGCCGCCTCGACGCTCGACGGCGCCGACGTGCTCGTGGAGGCTTCGCGGCTGAACGAGCCGGAAGCATTGGTGCGCAAGGAGTTCCTGCGTCCGGGAACGTTCCTCGTCCCGTACGGCACGATCAGCGCGTTGGAGCTGACGCTGCTCGACGCCGTGGACAAGCTCGTGGTCGACAACTGGCGTGAGTCGCAGTCCGGCAACCCCCGGTTCGGCGCGCTGCGGCCGCAGCTGAACGCGGGCCTGCTCACCGAAGATGGGGTGTACGCGGAGATCGGCGACATCGTGGCGGGTAGCAAACCCGGCCGTGAGAACGACGACGAGCGCATCCTGTTCTGGCACCGCGGACTGTCCACAACGGACGTCGCCGTGGCGCACATGATCCTGCAGCGGGCCGAAGCGGCGGACGCCGGCACGATGCTGCCGTACCGATGA
- a CDS encoding aromatic amino acid lyase, which translates to MIVQEPRDVVRGDIERIELDPELLASVRANRSAMLAALNAAEGPIYGVNTGMGRLAGVRLSAAQQAEHQRNLLVGRAVGGPPWLSPELTRALLIMRLHSFLRPEPAVSAELVSFLVDRLNDGFIPAVPRGGLGSSGEIIPLAHAFQTFLGLGSVLEDGAVVPAAEALRCRGVKPFELGPKEGASLIQGSPLAQAYAWTNSGSVHQLVDLQTLCAAIAVDVLGAPRSVYEYSIPNPHVTAVLADVTTLTWRGAVRPDLVQAPVSVRVGPRVIGFLDQVCANLMDTLRESWDTPGDSPSFVDGAFVPTTGYHAADLGLRMDAVKAALVHVGEVSVQRMHRLLDPQFSGLPAQLAVDPGPQAGLTPLHKRAVGELHSLRRLASPATIGSLDTSAGQEDVQAFAWAAGAELRTAIGHLFTITACELIAGAQARYLAPGDGAKRLAGPYRWIAATVPPVLVDRPLGPDVDRLVAVCRETYIDDLTELA; encoded by the coding sequence ATGATCGTCCAGGAGCCGCGCGACGTGGTGCGCGGCGACATCGAGCGGATCGAGCTGGACCCGGAACTGCTGGCGTCCGTGCGCGCCAACCGTTCCGCGATGCTGGCCGCGCTGAACGCCGCCGAAGGCCCCATCTACGGCGTGAACACCGGCATGGGACGGCTCGCGGGCGTGCGGCTGTCCGCCGCGCAGCAGGCCGAGCACCAGCGGAACCTGTTGGTGGGCCGGGCCGTCGGGGGACCGCCGTGGCTTTCGCCGGAGCTGACGCGCGCGTTGCTGATCATGCGCCTGCACAGCTTTCTGCGCCCGGAGCCGGCGGTGAGCGCCGAGCTGGTTTCGTTCCTGGTGGACCGGCTGAATGACGGCTTCATCCCGGCCGTCCCGAGGGGCGGGCTGGGCAGCTCCGGCGAGATCATCCCGCTGGCGCACGCGTTCCAGACCTTCCTCGGCCTCGGCTCGGTGCTGGAGGACGGGGCTGTGGTGCCCGCGGCCGAGGCGCTGCGCTGCCGCGGGGTTAAGCCGTTCGAGCTGGGCCCGAAGGAGGGCGCGAGCCTGATCCAGGGCTCGCCGCTGGCGCAGGCGTACGCGTGGACGAACAGCGGCTCCGTGCACCAGCTCGTCGACCTGCAGACGCTGTGCGCCGCGATCGCCGTGGACGTGCTGGGCGCGCCACGCTCGGTCTACGAGTACTCGATCCCGAACCCGCACGTCACGGCCGTGCTCGCGGACGTGACCACGCTGACCTGGCGCGGGGCTGTGCGGCCGGATCTGGTGCAGGCGCCGGTATCGGTTCGCGTGGGCCCGCGTGTGATCGGCTTCCTGGACCAGGTGTGCGCGAACCTCATGGACACGCTGCGCGAGTCATGGGACACACCGGGCGACTCACCGTCGTTTGTGGACGGTGCCTTCGTGCCGACCACGGGGTACCACGCGGCCGACCTCGGGCTGCGGATGGACGCGGTGAAGGCCGCGCTGGTGCACGTCGGCGAGGTCTCGGTGCAGCGGATGCACCGGCTGCTGGACCCGCAGTTCAGCGGGCTGCCGGCGCAGCTGGCCGTGGACCCGGGGCCGCAGGCCGGGCTGACGCCGCTGCACAAACGCGCGGTGGGCGAGCTGCATTCGTTGCGCCGCTTGGCCTCGCCGGCCACCATCGGCTCGCTCGACACGTCGGCGGGGCAGGAGGACGTGCAGGCGTTCGCGTGGGCGGCCGGGGCCGAGCTGAGGACGGCGATCGGGCACCTGTTCACCATCACGGCGTGCGAGCTGATCGCCGGTGCGCAGGCCCGGTACCTCGCCCCGGGTGACGGTGCCAAGCGCCTGGCCGGGCCGTATCGATGGATCGCCGCCACCGTTCCGCCGGTGCTGGTGGACCGGCCGCTGGGCCCGGACGTCGACCGGCTGGTGGCCGTCTGCCG